One Helianthus annuus cultivar XRQ/B chromosome 7, HanXRQr2.0-SUNRISE, whole genome shotgun sequence genomic region harbors:
- the LOC110877687 gene encoding probable LRR receptor-like serine/threonine-protein kinase At1g12460 — protein sequence MRSLLQQCCYLTTGLLLLLAAFQPPGAAAATTEKEILLQFKGNITDDPYNSLVSWDLNTDQCRDYSGVFCDSFGNVYKIVLWNTSLAGVLSPALSELPSLRILTLFGNRFTGNIPLEFEKLTTLWKINVSSNALSGRIPEFLGDLPSIRFLDLSKNGFEGPIPSSLFRVCDKTKFISLSHNNLSGEIPIIIDNCLNLEGFDVSFNGLRGGFPSQICEIPNLVYLSVRNNMLTGSVEEQIKSCQRLELLDLGSNLFSGIPPFHVLQFANLSYFNISYNGFDPQVQKIQTCSERLEVFDVAGNSFEGEIPMSVVTQCSGLKVINMGYNRLNGEIPVEISNLKRLTVIKLGNNSINGEIPEEFGSIELLQVLDLHNLELEGGIPDSLSNCRFLLELDVSGNSLRGQIPETFYNMSYLRILDLHKNNLTGTIPSPLGNLSKIQTLDLSENSLSGSIPFSLTNLSNLNHFNVSYNNLSGRIPSFPIQSFNSSAFSNNPELCGAPLDQSCSGDSTNSESRRPKLSVSTIVAIVAASLILIGVCLITVMNMKARRRRRREDEAMIIESTPLASSDSNVIIGKLVLFSKTLPSKYEDWEAGTKALLDKDCLIGTGTIGSVYKADFEGGISIAVKKIKALGRIKSQDEFEQEIGRLGSLRHVNLVIFQGYYWSSTMQLILSDFASNGNLYDNLHGVGYPGTSSGVGNHNLNWPKRFRIALGTARALSYIHHDCKPQILHLNLKSNNILLDENYEPKLSDYGLVKLLPLLDNYGLTRFHNAVGYVAPELAQSMRLSDKCDVYSFGVILLELVTGRKPVESLGGNEVVVLCEYVRGLIERGRASDCFDRSLSGFVDNELIQVMKLGLICTSESPLRRPSMAEVVQVLESVRAGSRPGSGSGSY from the exons ATGAGAAGCTTATTACAACAATGCTGCTACTTGACCACTGGTCTTCTGTTGCTGCTGGCTGCTTTTCAGCCGCCAGGGGCTGCAGCCGCCACAACAGAAAAGGAGATCTTGCTTCAGTTCAAAGGTAACATTACAGATGACCCTTACAATAGTTTGGTTTCATGGGATTTGAATACAGATCAGTGTAGAGATTATAGTGGTGTGTTTTGTGATTCTTTTGGGAATGTGTATAAGATTGTGTTGTGGAACACTAGTTTAGCCGGTGTGTTATCGCCTGCATTGTCCGAATTACCATCTTTAAGGATCCTCACCCTGTTTGGGAACCGATTCACCGGAAACATCCCACTGGAGTTTGAAAAACTCACCACTTTGTGGAAGATCAATGTGAGCTCGAATGCGTTATCGGGTCGAATCCCTGAGTTTTTAGGGGATTTACCGAGCATTCGGTTTCTTGATCTGTCGAAAAACGGGTTCGAAGGACCGATTCCGTCGTCTTTATTTAGAGTTTGTGACAAAACAAAGTTCATTTCACTGTCCCATAACAATCTTTCCGGTGAAATTCCGATTATTATCGACAATTGCTTGAATCTCGAAGGGTTTGATGTGTCGTTCAACGGTTTAAGGGGTGGATTCCCTTCACAGATTTGTGAAATTCCGAATCTTGTTTATTTGTCTGTCAGAAACAACATGTTGACAGGCAGTGTTGAAGAACAGATCAAAAGTTGTCAAAGACTCGAACTTTTGGATCTTGGCAGCAATCTTTTCTCGGGAATTCCGCCTTTTCACGTTCTTCAGTTCGCAAATCTGAGCTATTTTAACATTTCGTATAACGGGTTTGATCCGCAAGTTCAAAAGATTCAAACTTGTAGTGAAAGATTAGAAGTTTTTGATGTTGCTGGCAACAGTTTCGAAGGCGAGATCCCTATGAGCGTTGTTACACAATGCAGTGGGTTGAAGGTTATAAACATGGGGTATAACAGATTAAACGGCGAAATCCCGGTTGAGATTTCGAATTTAAAAAGACTTACAGTGATTAAATTGGGAAATAATTCGATAAATGGTGAAATTCCTGAAGAATTTGGATCCATTGAGCTTCTGCAAGTTCTTGATCTGCATAACCTTGAACTTGAAGGCGGGATCCCGGATTCTTTAAGCAATTGCCGGTTTCTTCTCGAGCT GGATGTTTCCGGAAACTCTTTGCGGGGACAAATCCCAGAAACATTTTACAACATGTCATACCTTAGAATCCTCGATCTTCACAAAAACAACCTTACCGGAACAATACCGTCACCTTTAGGAAATCTTTCCAAGATCCAAACATTAGATCTGTCCGAAAATTCATTATCCGGGTCAATCCCGTTTTCTTTAACAAATCTGTCGAACTTGAACCACTTCAACGTCTCCTACAACAACTTATCGGGTCGGATCCCGTCATTTCCAATCCAAAGTTTCAATTCCTCCGCGTTTTCCAACAATCCGGAACTATGTGGGGCCCCATTGGACCAATCTTGTTCGGGAGATTCGACAAATTCTGAATCAAGAAGGCCGAAACTAAGCGTTTCAACTATCGTTGCCATTGTTGCTGCTTCGTTGATCTTGATTGGAGTTTGTTTGATAACTGTTATGAACATGAAAgctcgaagaagaagaagacgagAAGATGAAGCGATGATTATCGAAAGCACACCTTTAGCTTCATCAGATTCTAATGTAATCATTGGAAAACTGGTGCTTTTTAGCAAAACTTTGCCATCGAAATACGAAGATTGGGAAGCCGGGACGAAAGCGTTGCTCGATAAAGATTGTTTAATTGGAACGGGAACGATCGGAAGTGTATACAAAGCCGATTTCGAAGGCGGGATTTCAATAGCAGTGAAAAAGATTAAAGCTTTAGGAAGAATCAAGAGTCAAGATGAATTCGAGCAGGAAATCGGACGGTTAGGATCTCTCCGACACGTGAATCTTGTAATATTTCAAGGGTATTATTGGTCTTCAACTATGCAATTAATCTTATCCGATTTCGCCTCGAACGGAAACTTGTACGATAATCTACACGGGGTCGGTTATCCCGGGACAAGTTCGGGTGTCGGAAACCACAACTTAAACTGGCCGAAACGGTTTCGGATTGCTCTAGGGACCGCAAGGGCGTTATCGTACATTCACCATGACTGTAAACCTCAGATACTCCATCTCAATTTGAAATCAAATAACATCTTGTTGGATGAGAATTACGAGCCGAAACTTTCGGATTACGGGTTAGTCAAGTTGCTGCCATTGCTCGATAACTACGGGTTGACCCGATTTCACAATGCAGTTGGATATGTTGCGCCCGAATTGGCTCAGAGTATGAGGTTGAGTGACAAATGTGATGTGTATAGTTTCGGTGTGATCTTGTTGGAGCTCGTTACGGGCCGGAAGCCGGTGGAGAGCCTCGGCGGCAACGAGGTGGTGGTTTTGTGTGAATATGTTCGGGGTTTGATCGAACGGGGAAGAGCGTCGGATTGTTTTGATAGAAGTTTAAGCGGTTTTGTTGATAACGAACTGATACAAGTAATGAAGTTGGGGTTGATTTGCACGTCGGAATCGCCTTTGAGAAGACCGAGCATGGCGGAGGTGGTTCAGGTTCTCGAGTCTGTGCGGGCCGGGTCGAGGCCCGGATCTGGATCCGGGTCATATTAG